Proteins co-encoded in one Kiritimatiellales bacterium genomic window:
- a CDS encoding DUF3857 domain-containing protein, whose product MNSIKKLILIFITALFASFAVAQSLPADLLDVESLRAVSLSLTPNVFPDADLLLLDDVTRVRYEPDGSEKYVSDMAYKIFTEKGRQEKSAVRISYRTSYGIARFNRAEIIKPDGRIVPVNLEVQTRETIDQSQMNANIYDPGHKVIQLTVPDLGIGDILRYTVSGENHKTVVPGTWSEIFVFEDKNPIRRAVYEVDAPAALPPVRIELKDEIPGTVHASKTDAGDRMIYRWEVRNVPRMFEEPGMPAAYMVAQRLLLSTIPDWESLSKWYWHLSVPRLEKTNDVMAAKVNELIAGAAGRREKIETIFRFVSQEIRYMGLTLEEEAPGYEPHDVDLTFNNRYGVCRDKAALLVTMLNLAGVEARPVLINVGPKKDAEVPQPWFNHAITAVRDGGGWLLMDPTNENTRDPLPGYLYNRSYLVATPEGETLYTSTVMPPEDNLLTITVDAALAGENLITGTAELNFGGVNDTIYRGRLATLKPEERRPYFEERLKQAFGSARLIEFKILPEEVRDTTQPLQLTLRFEIDHALAAGADESVFQIPTLLNQFGLFGRLIGAGVGLERRRYPLQIQLTCGTKETVRLDLSRSGKTVVTLPEYETIDTPQLYISRHAEAAGDVISATAAVMLRTVEFSPEEYLTLKQNLKISERNARQRTVLANSGFPPDADVAILDEKVFYTFANPQQWREDRFVKRKVLTYAGKNETADLHLAYNTGMAQAVLNYAVVTAPDGTEKSIDPNTEVNLMDARWCGEAPRYPAEKILVATLPGVEIGSVIDTHTTVFYTNMPFFSTAELLGSFNPSASKIIQFRAPHHIQIQFLPSDPFIQRRVFHEGDLTVYEWSLNHPPQIVPEDHLPPLWLAAPAVLASTGDLHEYTAQVRKALENAAGESKNTRKFVTKITGNAKSRDLKIKAIRDFVDRTVRAAGPGFSQLPLSAISSADRTLAEGYGGSADRAVLLYALLAEARLNPRFILSSELPRSTGAVNQPGIAALQRDEFNTVLVAVENDAKQKIYLGDTGQYAVPGTLQHTLRPSINLHSGAIEFPAPVIPDGTERVYTIALDETGAAEMKVSETFRGTDFELFHRRFAQFTPEEKRRAYQSMLTGISQSARAAGELTTTFENPGKLEFTAVVDALAMRAGDRMYFNLPGGLGDLLGLRASKRTHPFYIETAVNRIVAYDIAIPAGWEISVMPKTVRIELPANAGFVEVRSGVSDTGRLVIVQQAQLLPAIIPAEEYGRLLHLNDQLTAPAADTVMLKKRAVR is encoded by the coding sequence ATGAACTCAATAAAAAAACTGATTTTAATTTTTATCACCGCGCTTTTTGCGTCATTTGCCGTTGCGCAGTCACTGCCGGCGGATTTACTGGATGTGGAATCGTTGCGCGCAGTGTCGCTGTCGTTAACGCCAAATGTTTTTCCGGATGCCGATCTGCTGCTGCTTGATGATGTAACGCGTGTACGCTATGAGCCGGATGGATCGGAAAAATATGTCAGCGATATGGCGTATAAAATTTTTACCGAAAAGGGCCGGCAGGAAAAATCGGCGGTACGCATCAGTTACCGCACGTCGTATGGCATTGCGCGTTTCAACCGCGCCGAAATTATTAAGCCGGACGGGCGCATTGTGCCGGTGAATCTTGAAGTGCAAACACGCGAGACGATTGATCAGAGTCAGATGAACGCGAACATTTATGATCCCGGTCATAAAGTGATTCAACTGACAGTGCCGGATCTGGGAATCGGGGATATCCTGCGTTATACGGTTTCCGGCGAAAATCATAAAACTGTAGTGCCGGGCACGTGGAGCGAGATTTTTGTTTTTGAGGATAAAAATCCAATCCGCCGTGCGGTTTATGAAGTGGATGCGCCGGCGGCGCTGCCGCCGGTACGCATTGAATTAAAGGATGAAATTCCCGGCACGGTGCACGCATCGAAAACAGACGCCGGTGACCGCATGATTTACCGCTGGGAAGTGCGCAATGTGCCGCGCATGTTTGAGGAGCCGGGCATGCCGGCGGCATATATGGTGGCGCAGCGTCTGCTGCTCAGCACGATTCCGGACTGGGAGAGCCTATCGAAATGGTATTGGCATCTTTCTGTGCCGCGTCTCGAAAAAACGAATGATGTGATGGCGGCGAAAGTGAACGAACTCATCGCCGGAGCGGCAGGCCGCCGGGAGAAAATTGAAACTATTTTCCGTTTTGTTTCACAGGAGATCCGTTATATGGGCTTGACGCTGGAAGAGGAGGCGCCGGGCTATGAACCGCACGATGTGGATTTAACATTTAACAACCGTTACGGCGTTTGCCGTGACAAAGCGGCGCTGCTCGTTACGATGCTGAATCTCGCCGGCGTTGAGGCACGGCCGGTGCTGATTAATGTCGGCCCGAAAAAAGATGCCGAAGTTCCGCAACCGTGGTTCAATCATGCAATCACGGCGGTGCGCGACGGCGGCGGCTGGCTGCTGATGGATCCGACGAATGAAAACACGCGCGATCCGCTGCCGGGATATTTGTACAACCGCAGTTATCTGGTTGCGACACCGGAAGGTGAAACGCTGTATACATCGACGGTCATGCCGCCGGAAGATAATCTGTTAACGATTACTGTCGATGCCGCACTCGCCGGTGAAAATTTAATCACCGGCACTGCGGAACTGAATTTCGGCGGCGTGAATGACACGATCTATCGCGGGCGGCTCGCAACCCTAAAACCCGAAGAGCGCCGGCCTTATTTTGAAGAGCGGTTGAAACAGGCGTTCGGCAGTGCACGGCTGATAGAATTCAAAATTCTGCCGGAGGAGGTGCGCGACACAACACAACCGCTGCAACTGACGCTGCGGTTTGAAATTGATCATGCTCTTGCCGCCGGCGCCGATGAATCCGTTTTTCAGATACCGACACTGCTGAATCAGTTCGGGCTTTTCGGCCGGTTGATCGGTGCCGGCGTCGGGCTTGAGCGCCGGCGCTACCCGCTGCAGATTCAACTTACCTGCGGCACAAAAGAAACGGTGCGGCTGGATTTAAGCCGCAGCGGCAAAACTGTTGTCACACTGCCGGAATATGAAACGATCGATACACCGCAGCTTTATATTTCGCGCCATGCGGAAGCTGCCGGAGATGTGATTTCCGCCACTGCCGCCGTTATGCTGCGCACGGTGGAATTTTCGCCGGAAGAATATCTGACGCTGAAACAGAATCTGAAAATATCGGAGCGCAATGCGCGGCAACGTACCGTGCTGGCAAACAGCGGTTTCCCACCGGATGCCGATGTTGCGATCCTCGACGAAAAAGTTTTTTATACATTTGCTAACCCGCAGCAGTGGCGCGAAGACCGGTTTGTAAAACGCAAAGTGCTGACGTATGCCGGGAAAAATGAAACGGCGGATTTGCATCTTGCTTATAATACCGGCATGGCACAGGCCGTGCTGAATTATGCCGTTGTTACGGCACCGGACGGCACCGAAAAATCGATTGACCCGAATACTGAAGTGAATCTGATGGACGCACGCTGGTGCGGTGAAGCGCCGCGTTATCCGGCGGAAAAAATTCTCGTTGCGACTCTGCCCGGCGTTGAAATCGGCAGCGTGATTGATACGCACACCACGGTGTTTTATACCAACATGCCGTTTTTTTCTACGGCGGAACTGCTCGGCAGTTTTAATCCATCGGCATCAAAAATCATACAGTTCCGCGCGCCGCATCATATACAGATACAGTTTTTGCCGTCCGATCCATTCATTCAGCGGCGTGTTTTTCATGAAGGTGATTTGACGGTGTACGAGTGGTCACTGAACCATCCACCGCAGATCGTACCGGAAGATCATTTGCCGCCGCTGTGGCTGGCAGCGCCGGCAGTACTCGCATCCACCGGTGACTTGCACGAATACACCGCGCAGGTTCGTAAAGCGCTGGAAAACGCTGCCGGCGAAAGTAAAAACACGCGCAAGTTCGTCACAAAAATCACCGGCAATGCAAAATCACGCGACCTGAAAATTAAAGCGATCCGGGATTTTGTCGACCGCACTGTGCGTGCTGCCGGTCCCGGATTTTCACAACTGCCGCTTTCTGCCATTTCTTCGGCAGACCGCACACTTGCCGAAGGCTACGGCGGCAGCGCCGACCGCGCTGTTCTGCTTTATGCGCTGCTCGCCGAAGCCAGACTGAATCCGCGCTTTATTCTTTCGTCGGAACTTCCGCGCAGTACCGGCGCGGTGAATCAGCCCGGAATTGCAGCATTGCAGCGCGATGAGTTTAATACCGTGCTCGTCGCGGTGGAAAACGATGCAAAACAAAAAATTTATCTCGGTGATACCGGCCAATACGCCGTGCCCGGAACATTGCAGCACACATTGCGGCCGTCTATTAATTTACATTCCGGTGCGATCGAATTTCCGGCGCCGGTGATCCCTGACGGAACCGAAAGGGTGTATACGATTGCACTTGATGAAACCGGCGCGGCTGAAATGAAAGTGTCTGAAACATTCCGCGGAACAGATTTCGAACTGTTCCACCGCCGGTTTGCACAATTCACACCGGAAGAAAAGCGGCGCGCATATCAGAGTATGCTGACCGGAATTTCACAGTCGGCACGGGCTGCCGGTGAATTAACAACCACATTCGAAAATCCAGGCAAACTTGAATTTACTGCGGTTGTCGATGCTCTTGCGATGCGCGCCGGCGACCGGATGTATTTTAACCTGCCCGGTGGGCTTGGCGATCTGCTCGGACTGCGCGCCAGCAAGCGCACGCATCCGTTTTATATAGAAACCGCCGTTAACCGTATCGTTGCTTATGACATCGCGATTCCGGCGGGCTGGGAAATCAGCGTCATGCCGAAAACGGTTCGTATTGAACTTCCGGCGAACGCCGGTTTTGTTGAAGTCCGCTCCGGTGTTTCCGATACCGGCCGTCTTGTCATTGTGCAGCAGGCGCAACTCCTGCCGGCAATCATTCCGGCGGAAGAATACGGACGGCTGCTCCATCTGAATGATCAGCTTACTGCACCGGCGGCGGACACGGTTATGCTGAAAAAAAGAGCGGTGCGATAG
- a CDS encoding anaerobic sulfatase maturase, with amino-acid sequence MLNRKRPFHLMAKPAGPDCNLACKYCFYLEKEALFNEQKVHRMNDEVLEAYVRQYCESQNTPEILFAWQGGEPTLMGVDFFKKAVELQRRYAAGRPVQNAFQTNGTLLDNEWCKFLAKEKFLIGLSLDGPRHIHDKFRVYRGGQPTFDRVMKSLKLMKAHRVDFNTLTCVTKQNAQYALEIYEFLKGTGSTFLQFIPIIERKPDDAAERLGLQLAMPPDLLAEDTDDRVMPWTVQPEQYGDFLVAIFDEWVRNDVGNVFVQIFDVMLNGWMDLPPPLCVFSERCGDAMIIEYNGDIYACDHFVYPDYRRGNILETPMSDLAASPEQRQFGNDKFDKLPGYCKKCDVMFVCHGECPKHRFLTTPDGQPGLNWLCAGYKKFLHHIDPYMRTMAQLIRNQRPAADIMAMIPPKAG; translated from the coding sequence ATGCTAAATCGAAAAAGACCGTTTCATCTGATGGCAAAACCGGCAGGGCCGGATTGTAATCTTGCGTGCAAGTACTGCTTTTATCTGGAAAAAGAGGCGCTGTTCAATGAGCAAAAAGTCCACCGGATGAACGACGAAGTACTTGAGGCGTACGTCAGACAGTATTGCGAATCACAGAATACGCCGGAAATTCTGTTTGCCTGGCAGGGCGGTGAGCCGACGCTGATGGGAGTTGATTTTTTTAAAAAAGCGGTGGAACTGCAGCGCCGGTACGCCGCCGGACGTCCGGTGCAGAATGCGTTTCAAACCAACGGCACGCTGCTGGACAATGAATGGTGTAAATTTCTGGCAAAAGAAAAATTTCTAATCGGCCTGAGTCTCGACGGCCCGCGCCACATCCATGATAAATTCCGTGTGTATCGCGGCGGACAACCGACGTTCGACCGCGTAATGAAGTCGTTAAAACTGATGAAAGCGCACCGGGTTGATTTTAACACGCTGACCTGCGTGACCAAACAGAACGCGCAATATGCACTGGAAATTTATGAATTTTTGAAGGGTACCGGCAGCACGTTTCTGCAGTTTATTCCGATCATTGAGCGCAAGCCGGATGATGCGGCGGAACGCCTCGGGCTGCAGCTGGCCATGCCGCCGGACCTGCTCGCAGAAGATACGGACGACCGCGTGATGCCGTGGACGGTTCAGCCGGAGCAGTATGGGGATTTTCTGGTCGCAATTTTTGACGAGTGGGTGCGCAACGACGTCGGCAACGTGTTCGTGCAGATTTTTGATGTGATGCTGAACGGCTGGATGGATCTGCCGCCGCCGCTGTGCGTGTTTTCCGAACGCTGCGGCGATGCAATGATTATTGAATATAACGGCGACATTTACGCCTGCGATCATTTTGTTTATCCGGATTACCGGCGCGGCAATATTCTTGAAACGCCGATGAGCGATCTGGCGGCATCACCGGAACAGCGGCAGTTCGGCAATGATAAATTTGATAAACTGCCGGGCTACTGTAAAAAGTGTGACGTCATGTTTGTCTGTCACGGCGAATGCCCGAAGCACCGTTTTTTAACCACACCGGACGGGCAGCCCGGACTGAACTGGCTGTGTGCCGGCTATAAAAAATTCCTGCATCATATTGATCCGTATATGCGCACCATGGCGCAGCTTATCCGCAATCAGCGCCCCGCCGCCGATATTATGGCGATGATTCCGCCGAAGGCAGGATAG
- the ilvN gene encoding acetolactate synthase small subunit, which produces MMKSKHVHTLSVYVSNKPGVLARIAQTFSRRGYNIESLVVSPAMDGNFSRMTIGVSGSPEGLDQILRQVSKLIDVIRCTDHTYDDVVIKEMGLIKIAVDSGGRGEALQIAEHFGCKTIDLTEESMILQVVGDPEKIDALVEMIEKFTVIELIRTGKVLLARGGTTT; this is translated from the coding sequence ATGATGAAAAGTAAACACGTTCACACATTAAGCGTTTATGTTTCAAATAAGCCCGGGGTGCTGGCGCGTATTGCACAGACATTTTCACGGCGCGGTTACAATATAGAATCGCTCGTTGTTTCACCGGCGATGGACGGGAATTTTTCGCGCATGACCATCGGTGTCAGCGGTTCACCGGAGGGTCTTGACCAGATTCTGCGGCAGGTCAGCAAACTGATCGATGTCATACGCTGTACCGATCACACTTATGACGATGTAGTGATCAAAGAGATGGGACTCATCAAAATTGCCGTTGATTCCGGCGGGCGCGGAGAGGCGCTGCAGATTGCCGAACACTTCGGGTGCAAAACGATCGACCTCACCGAAGAGTCGATGATTCTGCAAGTTGTCGGTGATCCGGAAAAAATCGATGCACTGGTTGAGATGATTGAAAAGTTTACCGTCATCGAACTCATCCGCACCGGCAAAGTTCTGCTTGCGCGGGGCGGGACAACAACGTGA
- the ilvB gene encoding biosynthetic-type acetolactate synthase large subunit: protein MEKIVMDGGQALIKCLEAEGVEYIFGYSGGSVIPVFDALVTTNSKIKFVLVRHEQGAAHMADGYARATGKPAVCLVTSGPGATNIITGLLTAHMDCVPMIALTGQSVSWMLGKDAFQEADIFNITMPVVKHSYLLKTANEIPRTIREAFHIATTGRPGPVLIDIPKDVSAGVFTGDLHAEMDIPGYTITDSIAVEHVKEIAGAISKSKRPLLLAGHGVTISGASEPLRRLAEKMNIPVLTTLLGKGAFPETHELSLGWPGMHGTAYGNKALCACDLLLNIGSRFDDRILGDPNCFCREATVIHVDIDPAEIGKMIQPDYHCVADAKLFIEELTKHAERLETGDWLEQLDTWKKKYPFKFKRAGSLKMQHIIDEFYKLTAGKAIVVTDVGQHQMWAGQFYKTDHPNNFLSSGGAGTMGFGVPAALGAQFGRPDETVITFCGDGGFQMTGFELATAALYKLPVKFVVLNNHYLGMVRQWQELFYDDRKIGVDLEGNPDFVKLAEAYGIKGFNLRRPGDVKRIVKAALDYNDGPCLINCEVEKTDNVFPMVPAGKRLEEMIIEAPRAGKKLERPTGST from the coding sequence ATGGAAAAAATAGTTATGGATGGCGGTCAGGCACTGATTAAGTGTTTAGAAGCGGAAGGCGTCGAGTACATTTTCGGCTATTCCGGCGGATCGGTTATTCCCGTTTTCGATGCGCTGGTTACAACCAACAGCAAAATCAAGTTTGTGCTGGTTCGTCATGAGCAGGGTGCCGCACATATGGCTGACGGTTATGCCCGTGCAACCGGAAAACCGGCGGTTTGCCTGGTTACAAGCGGTCCCGGCGCAACGAACATTATCACCGGTTTGCTGACGGCGCACATGGATTGTGTTCCGATGATCGCGCTGACCGGCCAGTCGGTTTCGTGGATGCTCGGCAAGGACGCTTTTCAGGAAGCGGATATTTTTAACATCACGATGCCGGTCGTGAAGCACAGCTATCTGCTGAAGACGGCGAATGAGATCCCGCGCACAATCCGCGAGGCGTTTCATATTGCAACGACCGGCCGTCCCGGTCCGGTTTTGATTGATATCCCGAAGGATGTTTCCGCCGGAGTTTTTACCGGTGACCTGCATGCGGAAATGGATATTCCGGGATATACAATTACGGATTCGATCGCTGTTGAACATGTGAAAGAGATTGCGGGAGCAATCAGCAAATCCAAGCGTCCGCTGCTGCTCGCCGGTCACGGCGTAACTATTTCCGGCGCAAGCGAACCACTTCGCCGGCTCGCCGAAAAGATGAATATTCCGGTTTTGACGACATTGCTCGGCAAGGGCGCCTTCCCTGAGACGCACGAACTGTCGCTCGGCTGGCCGGGCATGCACGGCACCGCATACGGCAATAAGGCGCTGTGTGCGTGCGACCTGCTGCTGAATATCGGTTCGCGTTTTGACGACCGCATTCTTGGCGACCCAAACTGTTTCTGCCGCGAAGCCACCGTTATTCACGTTGATATTGACCCGGCGGAAATCGGCAAGATGATCCAGCCGGATTATCACTGCGTCGCCGATGCAAAATTGTTTATTGAAGAGCTGACGAAGCACGCCGAACGCCTGGAGACCGGCGACTGGCTGGAGCAGCTGGACACCTGGAAGAAAAAATATCCGTTCAAATTCAAACGCGCCGGCAGTTTGAAAATGCAGCATATTATCGACGAATTTTACAAGCTCACCGCCGGCAAAGCGATCGTTGTTACCGACGTCGGCCAGCATCAGATGTGGGCCGGGCAGTTTTATAAGACCGATCATCCGAATAATTTTCTTAGTTCCGGCGGCGCCGGCACAATGGGGTTCGGCGTTCCGGCAGCGCTCGGCGCGCAGTTCGGCCGTCCGGACGAAACCGTTATTACATTCTGCGGCGACGGCGGTTTTCAAATGACGGGATTCGAGCTGGCGACAGCGGCGCTGTATAAACTTCCGGTAAAATTTGTTGTGTTGAACAACCATTATCTCGGCATGGTCCGGCAGTGGCAGGAGCTGTTTTATGATGACCGGAAAATCGGCGTTGATCTCGAAGGCAATCCGGATTTCGTCAAACTTGCGGAGGCGTACGGAATTAAAGGCTTTAACCTGCGCCGCCCCGGTGATGTAAAACGGATTGTCAAAGCTGCGCTCGATTATAACGACGGTCCGTGTCTGATTAATTGCGAAGTTGAAAAGACCGATAACGTCTTCCCGATGGTGCCTGCCGGGAAACGCCTTGAAGAGATGATCATCGAGGCTCCCCGTGCCGGAAAGAAACTGGAACGCCCGACAGGATCAACATAA
- a CDS encoding AGE family epimerase/isomerase: MSDKLNYAVLNGKAFDPDSLLNMLTEHLFTEIIPFWEKTGPDPLGGFNTCLIDDGTLVSRDKFMWGQWRAVWVFARLYNSFGEARWLTLAEQIAGFVLKYGWSEKDQAWRSRLSKEGAELEGCTSIYTDGFAMYALGELFKATANPVYEIWARRTADAAAITLKRPHDTIPHSPYPVPAGARVHGIPMLFSLKFQELGDLFDDDEYIALARSLQDEIFTNFYQPEWDLLVERTTDTGGRYPGADGRAVVPGHVLEDMWFQIHIAQATGRTDLILRALEISRRHLEFGWDEESGGGLLLAKDAEGKTPVGWNMPDMKLWWPHTEALYTCLLAWRISGAEWAKEWYARIFEYCIKYFYMPDAGEWRQKLTRENQPFTGTVVFPVKDPFHLPRSLILQIELLQNACSQKEILSAV, translated from the coding sequence ATGAGTGACAAACTGAATTATGCAGTGCTGAATGGAAAGGCATTTGATCCGGACAGTCTGCTTAACATGCTCACAGAACATCTTTTCACAGAAATTATTCCGTTTTGGGAAAAAACCGGTCCGGATCCGCTGGGCGGATTTAACACTTGTTTAATAGATGACGGCACGCTGGTGAGTCGCGATAAATTTATGTGGGGGCAGTGGCGCGCAGTATGGGTTTTTGCGCGATTATATAACAGTTTCGGAGAGGCCCGCTGGCTGACGCTGGCGGAACAGATTGCCGGTTTTGTGTTGAAATACGGCTGGAGTGAAAAAGATCAGGCGTGGCGGAGCCGGTTGAGCAAAGAGGGTGCTGAACTGGAAGGCTGCACCAGTATTTATACAGACGGCTTCGCGATGTATGCACTGGGCGAACTGTTTAAAGCGACGGCAAATCCGGTGTACGAAATATGGGCGCGCCGGACAGCCGATGCGGCAGCCATTACACTGAAACGCCCGCACGATACCATTCCGCATTCGCCGTATCCGGTTCCAGCCGGCGCGCGCGTGCATGGAATTCCGATGCTTTTTTCGCTTAAGTTTCAAGAACTCGGCGATCTGTTTGATGACGATGAATACATTGCTCTGGCGCGATCGCTGCAGGATGAAATTTTTACAAATTTTTACCAGCCGGAATGGGATCTGCTGGTGGAACGGACGACGGATACCGGCGGTCGTTACCCCGGCGCGGACGGTCGTGCGGTAGTTCCGGGACACGTTCTTGAGGACATGTGGTTTCAGATTCATATTGCGCAGGCCACCGGCAGGACAGATTTGATTCTGCGCGCACTGGAGATCAGCCGCCGGCATCTTGAATTCGGCTGGGATGAGGAGTCCGGCGGCGGTTTATTGCTGGCAAAAGATGCCGAAGGCAAAACGCCGGTCGGCTGGAATATGCCGGATATGAAACTCTGGTGGCCTCACACGGAGGCGCTTTATACCTGTCTGCTGGCCTGGCGGATTTCCGGTGCGGAGTGGGCGAAAGAGTGGTATGCCAGAATTTTTGAATATTGTATAAAATATTTCTATATGCCGGACGCCGGTGAATGGCGGCAGAAACTGACGCGTGAAAATCAACCGTTTACCGGTACCGTTGTGTTTCCGGTGAAAGATCCGTTTCATCTGCCGCGCAGCCTGATTTTGCAAATCGAATTGTTACAAAATGCATGCAGTCAAAAAGAAATTTTATCTGCCGTCTGA
- a CDS encoding MFS transporter, with protein sequence MRLFKLKKTVELRPDLVNECNQVTDKSILGKDRLKFGVGSVMYQSEETAFVPVHTVVVRALGGADVYLGLISAVVTSSGALMQWVGAVLLRRFRSNKKAMRAALSAGVFFGTLLVALMLVAGIFPALRVIICLPLYILFVFGLAGASGVQGNIEVSWIGDLVPLSMRGWFTSMKWVISALGVLTLMLLFGQIAQRWPYFGAYAILFLCIALSHVLAIWLMNSVTDRIPQPVSFISSKSDVDQVNYLNPKLWNYIWFYVCWAGGRTAMLTFTTAYMLDYLNYSMGRIVLIFGLTNLINIVMLLIMGKVSDKCGTRRPLAFISGGMGLCMVLWVSSAWLGVWPIILYQFINGAAGSTHMMLSTNYGLEIFPEKGRAAYFAIARMFIGISSMAAAVIGGMIMSRLRGWHITLWGAEFNHYHIFFLGCSLFTVGCVIPLIIEGISKKKQNGC encoded by the coding sequence ATGAGATTATTTAAGTTGAAAAAAACAGTGGAATTGCGCCCCGATCTGGTGAACGAATGTAATCAGGTGACGGATAAAAGTATTCTGGGCAAAGACCGGCTGAAATTCGGTGTCGGTTCCGTCATGTATCAAAGCGAAGAAACGGCATTTGTTCCGGTGCACACTGTGGTCGTTCGCGCACTGGGCGGAGCGGACGTTTATCTCGGACTTATTTCTGCGGTTGTAACATCTTCCGGCGCGCTTATGCAGTGGGTTGGTGCGGTACTGCTGCGCCGGTTCCGTTCAAATAAAAAAGCAATGCGGGCGGCGTTAAGCGCCGGCGTTTTTTTCGGTACACTGCTGGTGGCACTCATGCTTGTTGCCGGAATTTTTCCGGCGTTGCGCGTAATTATCTGTCTGCCGCTTTATATTCTGTTTGTTTTCGGCCTCGCCGGTGCCAGCGGCGTACAGGGGAATATTGAAGTAAGCTGGATCGGTGATCTGGTGCCGCTGTCGATGCGCGGCTGGTTTACCAGCATGAAGTGGGTGATTTCGGCGCTGGGTGTGTTAACGCTCATGCTGCTGTTCGGGCAGATTGCGCAGCGCTGGCCGTATTTCGGTGCGTACGCCATTCTGTTTCTGTGTATTGCGCTTTCGCATGTGCTGGCAATCTGGCTGATGAATTCCGTAACGGACCGGATTCCGCAGCCGGTATCATTTATCAGCAGTAAAAGTGACGTTGACCAGGTAAACTATTTAAATCCCAAACTCTGGAATTATATCTGGTTTTATGTCTGCTGGGCCGGTGGGCGAACAGCGATGCTGACGTTTACCACTGCGTACATGCTTGACTACCTGAATTATTCAATGGGACGGATCGTACTGATTTTCGGTCTTACGAACCTCATCAACATCGTCATGCTTTTAATTATGGGCAAAGTGTCCGATAAGTGCGGCACACGCCGCCCGCTGGCATTTATTTCCGGCGGCATGGGACTGTGTATGGTGCTGTGGGTTTCATCGGCGTGGCTGGGCGTCTGGCCGATCATTTTGTATCAGTTCATCAACGGCGCCGCCGGCTCGACGCACATGATGCTTTCAACCAATTACGGACTGGAGATTTTTCCGGAGAAGGGCCGGGCGGCCTATTTTGCCATTGCCCGCATGTTCATCGGAATCAGCTCTATGGCGGCGGCTGTTATCGGCGGAATGATTATGAGCCGGCTGCGCGGCTGGCATATCACGCTCTGGGGTGCTGAGTTTAATCACTATCATATTTTCTTCCTCGGTTGTTCGCTATTCACCGTCGGATGTGTAATTCCGCTGATAATAGAAGGAATATCGAAGAAAAAACAAAACGGCTGCTAA